A portion of the Actinomycetota bacterium genome contains these proteins:
- the ruvA gene encoding Holliday junction branch migration protein RuvA, which yields MIDFVEGVLAEKSEDGAVVAAGSVGLALFVSLSTLQKLPPVGKKVKLFSYLHVKEDILQLYGFSDRGERDIFLKLIAVTGVGPKVALAVLSAYDPESFVRIVASEDLESITAVSGVGKKSGQRIILELKDKLAPLSEELGFGVGGPDGSGPVREAREALKGLGYTTAESSRALEGYMSDEPSLEDMLKYALKRLGGSK from the coding sequence TTGATCGATTTCGTCGAAGGGGTGTTGGCCGAGAAGAGCGAGGATGGCGCCGTGGTCGCGGCCGGAAGCGTTGGGCTGGCACTCTTCGTCTCCCTTTCGACCCTGCAGAAGCTGCCGCCGGTGGGAAAGAAGGTCAAGCTGTTCAGCTACCTCCACGTCAAAGAGGACATCCTCCAGCTGTATGGGTTCTCTGACCGCGGCGAGAGGGATATCTTCCTCAAGCTCATCGCGGTGACCGGTGTGGGGCCGAAAGTGGCGCTGGCCGTTCTCTCCGCATACGACCCGGAAAGCTTCGTGCGCATCGTGGCCTCGGAGGACCTGGAGTCGATAACCGCCGTGTCGGGGGTGGGAAAGAAGAGCGGCCAGAGGATCATCCTCGAGCTGAAGGACAAGCTCGCCCCGCTCTCCGAAGAGCTGGGCTTCGGGGTGGGCGGTCCGGACGGCAGCGGCCCGGTACGGGAGGCGCGGGAGGCGCTCAAGGGGCTGGGCTACACAACCGCGGAGAGCAGCCGTGCCCTGGAGGGATATATGTCCGACGAGCCGAGCCTGGAGGACATGCTGAAATATGCCCTGAAGCGGCTGGGAGGGAGCAAGTAA
- the ruvC gene encoding crossover junction endodeoxyribonuclease RuvC — MIILGIDPGLASTGYGVVEKVEGRLRPLGFGGIETSPRQQLSSRLDKIYNGVKELIETYHPDLLVLEELFFNTNVRSAMVVGQARGGIILAAAHCGIGVEEYTPLQVKQTLVGHGRADKRQVEFMVRTLLHIREDIGSTHASDALALAICHAHSERMRGRLDEALGDKDAHKKPAHKKRTVR; from the coding sequence ATGATTATTTTGGGCATCGACCCCGGGCTGGCCTCCACCGGATACGGGGTGGTCGAGAAAGTGGAGGGACGCCTGCGCCCCCTGGGTTTCGGGGGCATAGAGACCTCTCCCCGCCAGCAGTTGTCATCGCGTCTTGATAAGATCTACAACGGGGTCAAGGAGCTCATCGAGACCTACCATCCCGACCTCCTGGTGCTGGAGGAACTTTTCTTCAACACCAACGTCCGCAGCGCCATGGTGGTGGGGCAGGCTCGGGGAGGCATAATCCTGGCCGCGGCGCATTGCGGTATCGGGGTGGAGGAATACACCCCGCTGCAGGTCAAACAGACCCTGGTGGGCCACGGGCGCGCTGACAAGCGGCAGGTGGAGTTCATGGTGCGCACGCTGCTCCACATACGGGAGGACATCGGCTCGACGCATGCCAGCGACGCCCTGGCCCTGGCCATATGCCACGCGCACAGTGAGCGCATGCGCGGCCGTCTGGACGAGGCGCTTGGGGACAAGGATGCCCACAAGAAGCCCGCGCACAAGAAGCGGACGGTAAGGTGA
- a CDS encoding YebC/PmpR family DNA-binding transcriptional regulator, whose protein sequence is MSGHSKWHSIKHKKGAADAKRGQMFSRLSRAIIVAAKEGGGNPDANFALANAIEKAKSYSMPKENIERAIKRGTGEGSGDAFEKIVYEGYAANGVAIMVDIMTDNRNRAAADIRRIFSRTGGSLGTSGSVAWMFEKKGNIIVNKDTGADEDALLETALEAGAEDMVTEDEHWEILTDAESFRGVVNAIKEAGFEVASAEVTMLPQNTVELDKDAAKKVLRLVDALEDHEDVQEVYANFDISDEILQELSEE, encoded by the coding sequence ATGTCAGGACATTCCAAGTGGCATTCGATCAAGCACAAGAAGGGTGCCGCGGATGCCAAGCGCGGGCAGATGTTCAGCCGGCTCTCGCGGGCCATCATCGTTGCCGCGAAGGAGGGAGGCGGGAACCCCGACGCCAACTTCGCCCTGGCCAACGCCATAGAGAAGGCCAAGAGCTACTCCATGCCCAAGGAGAACATCGAGCGGGCCATAAAACGCGGCACCGGAGAGGGTTCCGGCGACGCGTTCGAGAAGATCGTCTACGAGGGGTATGCGGCCAACGGAGTTGCTATCATGGTGGATATCATGACCGATAACCGCAACCGGGCGGCGGCTGACATCCGGCGCATCTTCTCCCGCACCGGCGGCAGCCTGGGCACCTCGGGCTCGGTGGCGTGGATGTTCGAGAAGAAGGGGAACATCATCGTCAACAAGGACACCGGGGCGGACGAGGACGCGCTGCTGGAGACGGCGCTGGAGGCCGGCGCGGAAGACATGGTCACCGAGGACGAACACTGGGAGATCCTCACCGACGCTGAGTCGTTCCGCGGCGTGGTGAACGCCATCAAGGAAGCGGGGTTCGAAGTCGCATCCGCCGAGGTAACCATGCTGCCCCAGAACACGGTCGAGCTGGACAAGGACGCGGCGAAGAAGGTATTGCGCCTCGTGGACGCCCTGGAGGACCACGAGGACGTCCAGGAGGTCTACGCCAACTTCGACATCTCCGACGAGATCCTGCAGGAGCTATCAGAGGAGTAA
- the pdxT gene encoding pyridoxal 5'-phosphate synthase glutaminase subunit PdxT translates to MKKPTIGVLALQGAVREHLRMLEECGARGVAVKYPAELHLCQGLIIPGGESTAIGRLMGACGFIPEIRSLHAAGMPLYGTCAGLILMARRIAEGDQPLLGLMDITARRNAFGRQVDSFETDLRVNGIEEPSRPFRAVFIRAPWIDRTGPEVMVMGECGGKAVMARQDGMLVSAFHPELTGDDRVHRYFLSMVEEAS, encoded by the coding sequence ATGAAGAAACCGACCATTGGCGTGCTCGCGCTGCAGGGCGCGGTGCGCGAGCACTTGCGGATGCTGGAGGAATGCGGAGCTCGAGGGGTAGCGGTGAAATACCCCGCCGAGCTCCACTTATGCCAGGGACTGATCATCCCCGGAGGAGAGAGCACCGCCATCGGCAGACTCATGGGCGCCTGCGGGTTCATCCCGGAGATCAGATCGCTTCATGCCGCGGGCATGCCGCTGTACGGCACCTGCGCGGGACTCATCCTGATGGCGCGGCGCATCGCCGAGGGCGACCAACCTCTTCTCGGGCTCATGGACATCACCGCGCGGCGGAACGCCTTCGGCCGCCAGGTCGACAGTTTCGAGACCGATCTGAGGGTCAACGGGATCGAGGAACCTTCCCGACCCTTCCGGGCGGTCTTCATCCGCGCTCCCTGGATAGACAGGACGGGTCCCGAGGTCATGGTCATGGGAGAGTGCGGTGGAAAAGCGGTAATGGCGCGCCAGGACGGAATGCTGGTGTCCGCGTTCCACCCGGAGCTGACCGGCGATGACCGTGTGCACCGTTATTTCCTGAGCATGGTCGAGGAGGCCTCGTAG
- the pdxS gene encoding pyridoxal 5'-phosphate synthase lyase subunit PdxS has protein sequence MEEKGTLRVKTGLAEMLKGGVIMDVTTPEQAVVAEEAGAVAVMALERVPADIRAEGGVARMADPTVIEAIMAAVTIPVMAKARIGHFVEAQILEALGVDYVDESEVLTPADERYHIDKWRFTIPFVCGAINLGEALRRIGEGAAMIRTKGEAGTGNVVEAVRHMRTINGEIQALTVAPASELMTAAKEMGAPYDLVCWVAENGRLPVVNFSAGGIATPADAAMMMQLGADGVFVGSGIFKSEDPASRARAIVRATTHYEDPAVLAEVSRGIGRAMAGQEISEIGPENLIQFRGW, from the coding sequence ATGGAGGAAAAAGGGACTTTGCGGGTAAAGACCGGACTGGCCGAGATGCTCAAGGGCGGCGTGATCATGGACGTGACCACGCCGGAGCAGGCGGTGGTCGCCGAGGAGGCCGGAGCGGTGGCGGTGATGGCGCTGGAGCGCGTGCCCGCGGACATCCGCGCCGAAGGAGGGGTGGCCAGGATGGCGGACCCCACGGTCATCGAGGCCATCATGGCGGCGGTGACCATCCCGGTGATGGCCAAGGCGCGTATCGGGCATTTCGTGGAAGCCCAGATACTAGAGGCCCTGGGCGTGGACTACGTGGACGAGAGCGAGGTCCTCACCCCGGCCGACGAGAGATACCATATCGACAAGTGGCGTTTCACCATACCTTTCGTTTGCGGGGCCATTAACCTGGGGGAGGCGCTGCGCCGAATCGGCGAGGGCGCGGCTATGATCCGCACCAAGGGTGAGGCGGGCACCGGCAACGTGGTAGAGGCTGTGCGGCACATGCGGACCATAAACGGAGAGATACAGGCCCTGACGGTGGCCCCCGCGAGCGAATTGATGACCGCCGCGAAGGAGATGGGAGCCCCCTATGACCTGGTATGCTGGGTTGCGGAGAACGGCCGCCTTCCCGTGGTCAACTTCTCCGCAGGTGGCATAGCGACCCCGGCGGACGCAGCCATGATGATGCAACTGGGGGCCGACGGCGTCTTTGTGGGCTCGGGCATCTTCAAGTCCGAGGACCCGGCATCACGCGCCAGGGCCATCGTCAGGGCGACCACCCATTACGAGGACCCGGCGGTCCTTGCCGAGGTGTCGCGGGGCATCGGTAGGGCCATGGCCGGCCAGGAGATCTCGGAGATAGGCCCCGAGAACCTCATCCAGTTCCGTGGCTGGTGA
- a CDS encoding M48 family metalloprotease → MTFYDQISKNKWKSALLVMIFIVIILAIGFFVGYIWGPEYAIMGLAIAAIVATLMSFTSYYHSDKIALASAGARPVTREEFPYYVNTVEGLSLAAGIPVPRTYIIDTPAMNAFATGRDPEHAAIAVTRGLLENCNRLELEGVLAHEMSHIGNYDIRYMCMVVVLVGLLIIFANVVTRMIFWGSIGDRDSGGGIGGEGGGWFQIIIFVVGLVFLILSPIIGQLLQLSISRKREYLADATGAKLTRYPEGLASALEKLSSEAKPFPRTSQATAHLWIMEPFKKEAQAHKVKRSSMWSTHPPVEERIARLRAMSGLEGMYNQAMMEARLRGELPG, encoded by the coding sequence ATGACATTCTACGACCAGATATCCAAGAACAAGTGGAAATCAGCCCTGCTGGTGATGATCTTTATCGTGATCATCCTGGCCATCGGCTTCTTTGTCGGCTATATCTGGGGGCCCGAATACGCCATCATGGGGCTGGCCATAGCGGCTATCGTCGCCACTCTCATGTCCTTCACCAGCTACTATCACAGCGACAAGATAGCCCTGGCCTCGGCCGGGGCCAGGCCGGTTACGCGCGAGGAGTTCCCATACTACGTGAACACGGTGGAGGGTCTCTCCCTGGCCGCCGGCATCCCGGTGCCGCGCACCTACATCATAGATACCCCGGCCATGAACGCCTTCGCCACCGGCAGGGACCCGGAGCACGCCGCCATCGCTGTGACCAGGGGGCTGCTGGAGAACTGCAACCGCCTGGAGCTGGAAGGAGTACTGGCCCACGAGATGTCCCACATCGGCAACTACGACATCCGCTACATGTGCATGGTAGTGGTGCTGGTGGGCCTGCTGATCATCTTCGCCAACGTGGTGACGCGCATGATCTTCTGGGGCAGCATCGGCGACCGCGACAGTGGCGGAGGCATCGGTGGCGAGGGGGGCGGCTGGTTCCAGATCATCATCTTCGTGGTCGGCCTGGTCTTCCTCATCCTCTCGCCCATCATCGGCCAGCTCCTGCAGCTCTCCATCTCGCGCAAGCGCGAATACCTGGCCGACGCCACCGGCGCCAAGCTCACCCGCTATCCGGAGGGGCTGGCCAGTGCCCTGGAGAAGCTGTCGAGCGAGGCCAAACCCTTCCCGCGCACCAGCCAGGCAACCGCCCACCTCTGGATAATGGAGCCCTTCAAGAAGGAGGCGCAGGCGCACAAGGTCAAGAGGTCCAGCATGTGGTCCACCCACCCGCCCGTTGAGGAGAGGATAGCCCGCCTGCGGGCCATGTCCGGCTTGGAAGGGATGTACAACCAGGCCATGATGGAGGCGCGCCTGCGCGGCGAGCTGCCCGGCTGA
- a CDS encoding LemA family protein, with product MPVVWVLIIIGAIVFLLIVGLIAIYNRLVRDRNRVDNAWHQIDVQLKRRYDLIPNLVETVKGYASHEKEVFEKVTQARTMGMNAQSPGQAAQADNMITGALKSLFAVAEAYPDLKANQNFLMLQEELSGTESKIAFARQFYNDSVMSYDNARQKFPNNIVAGMFSGKFGAREYFEVEVAAEREAPKVQF from the coding sequence ATGCCGGTGGTTTGGGTCCTGATAATCATCGGGGCGATCGTGTTCCTGCTCATAGTGGGGCTCATCGCCATCTACAACAGGCTGGTGCGTGACCGCAACCGCGTGGACAACGCCTGGCACCAGATCGATGTGCAGCTGAAGCGGAGGTACGACCTCATCCCCAACCTGGTGGAGACGGTCAAGGGCTACGCCAGCCACGAGAAGGAGGTCTTCGAGAAGGTCACCCAGGCGCGGACAATGGGCATGAACGCCCAGTCTCCCGGCCAGGCGGCCCAGGCCGACAACATGATCACCGGCGCCCTCAAGAGCCTCTTCGCGGTGGCCGAGGCCTACCCGGACCTCAAGGCCAACCAGAACTTCCTCATGCTGCAGGAGGAGCTTTCCGGCACGGAGTCCAAGATCGCCTTCGCGCGACAGTTCTACAACGACAGCGTGATGTCCTACGACAACGCTCGCCAGAAGTTCCCCAACAATATCGTTGCCGGCATGTTCTCGGGGAAGTTCGGTGCCCGCGAGTACTTCGAGGTCGAGGTGGCCGCCGAGCGCGAGGCCCCCAAGGTACAGTTCTAG
- a CDS encoding LysE family transporter: MELISIFFVSLGVGLSGALMPGPLLTVTINESYRRGFMAAPLLVAGHAVLEGALIVLLVLGLDQVVGNDIFFGVVGVAGGAFLVWMGLGMALDVRDDRLHLDLQAHSGKRTGPFVAGLTTSVSNPYWFLWWATFGLSWLLRSMESGVAGVLAFYTGHIMADLLWYFLVAFLVVTGKRFLSDRVYSYVILACGTFLIILGARFVGDGLFHLL; this comes from the coding sequence ATGGAACTCATCAGTATCTTCTTCGTCTCACTGGGCGTGGGGCTGTCCGGGGCGCTCATGCCCGGGCCCCTGCTCACCGTGACCATCAACGAGTCCTACCGCAGGGGGTTCATGGCGGCACCGCTCCTGGTGGCGGGCCACGCTGTCCTGGAGGGGGCGCTCATCGTCCTTCTGGTGCTGGGACTGGACCAGGTGGTGGGGAACGACATCTTCTTCGGGGTGGTGGGGGTGGCCGGGGGTGCCTTCCTGGTCTGGATGGGGCTGGGCATGGCCCTGGACGTACGCGACGACCGGCTCCACCTCGACCTGCAGGCCCACAGCGGAAAGCGCACCGGCCCCTTCGTGGCCGGGCTCACCACCAGCGTTTCCAACCCCTACTGGTTCCTGTGGTGGGCCACCTTCGGCCTGAGCTGGCTGCTGCGCTCCATGGAGAGCGGGGTGGCCGGGGTGCTCGCCTTCTATACCGGGCACATCATGGCCGACCTGCTGTGGTACTTCCTGGTGGCCTTCCTGGTGGTCACCGGCAAGCGCTTCCTCTCAGACCGCGTCTACAGCTACGTCATCCTGGCCTGCGGCACCTTCCTCATCATCCTGGGCGCCCGCTTCGTCGGAGACGGCCTCTTCCACTTACTGTAA
- a CDS encoding inositol monophosphatase family protein → MRLEEVIELCRDLCGEVREMVRPHLGEKSAREMQGRGASGDSTFAIDEVAEARVESRLAEAPGVAYFSEDRGMVGAEDAEWVLVVDPIDGTRPAAAGLEACCVSIAVAAYHPTDNPDPTHGDVVYGLLREIKNEAWFEAQRGKGSRMAIDGEEREIMIRPHSDISTLFWTLGFRGRPALPTILVLEELVDRSSVDGGIFDLGSATYCISRLLTGQLDAYVDVGDRMIREAPQVEELFLRAGHGHVLNNSSYDLAAAGLIASEAGLAVSDAFGEPLDAYPLLASGRAGQLSCVAAVTPELLRALIAEIDAGMERMRRHYGW, encoded by the coding sequence ATGAGACTCGAGGAAGTCATAGAGTTGTGCCGCGACCTCTGCGGCGAGGTGCGCGAGATGGTTAGGCCGCATCTCGGCGAGAAGTCGGCGCGGGAGATGCAGGGCCGGGGGGCCAGCGGCGATTCCACCTTCGCCATCGACGAGGTGGCCGAGGCCAGGGTAGAGAGCAGGCTGGCGGAGGCCCCGGGCGTGGCCTACTTCTCCGAGGACCGGGGGATGGTGGGCGCGGAGGATGCGGAATGGGTCCTGGTGGTGGACCCCATCGACGGCACCCGCCCGGCCGCGGCCGGCCTCGAGGCATGCTGCGTGTCCATCGCCGTGGCCGCCTACCATCCCACCGACAACCCTGATCCCACCCACGGGGACGTGGTCTACGGGCTGCTGCGGGAGATAAAGAACGAGGCCTGGTTCGAGGCGCAGCGTGGCAAGGGCAGCCGCATGGCGATTGACGGGGAGGAGAGAGAGATAATGATCCGCCCCCACAGTGATATCTCCACCCTCTTCTGGACCCTGGGATTCCGGGGGAGGCCGGCGCTCCCCACCATCCTGGTCCTGGAGGAGCTGGTGGACCGCTCCAGCGTGGACGGCGGAATCTTCGACCTGGGCAGCGCCACCTACTGCATAAGCCGCCTGCTCACCGGACAACTGGACGCCTACGTGGACGTCGGCGACCGCATGATCCGGGAGGCCCCGCAGGTGGAGGAGTTGTTCCTGCGCGCCGGGCACGGGCACGTCCTCAACAACTCGTCCTACGACCTAGCCGCCGCGGGACTCATCGCCTCGGAGGCGGGGCTGGCGGTGAGCGATGCCTTCGGCGAGCCACTCGACGCCTATCCCCTGCTGGCCTCGGGAAGGGCGGGGCAGCTCTCGTGCGTGGCGGCGGTCACCCCGGAGCTGCTGCGGGCCCTCATCGCCGAGATCGACGCGGGCATGGAGCGCATGCGGCGGCATTACGGGTGGTGA
- a CDS encoding glycosyltransferase family 4 protein, with protein MDSDSRLNIGMVSPYSWDFPGGVNRHVEQLSDHLRGRGHAVTVIAPGGQSGAGYLSTGGSMRVSANQSVANIAFGPWTAARISRMLRITPFDLLHLHEPLIPSVSMLALFFSRCAVLATFHAAREGGAMGYRLARPLLTPLVRKVNVRAVVSPAARDLVSRYFPGEYRILPNGVDTALFSPAGPVLEGLEAGAFYLVFVGRAEPRKGLEVLLRALPLVREAHPEVRLLVVGVDQPGRVGEGIEWLGRLPDRLVPAAYRSARIMISPALGMESFGIVLIEAMACGLPVVASDIPGYSAVLEDGVQGALFPPGDHTALARVLVGLIEDAAARERMAAAAPARAERFSWDNLVGDVEAAYMQAIEIYGRVRR; from the coding sequence ATGGACAGCGATAGCAGGTTGAACATCGGCATGGTCTCGCCCTACTCGTGGGACTTCCCAGGCGGGGTCAACCGCCACGTCGAGCAGCTCTCGGACCACCTGCGGGGGCGCGGGCACGCGGTGACGGTGATCGCGCCGGGAGGGCAGAGCGGAGCGGGATACTTATCCACCGGCGGCTCCATGCGGGTGTCGGCGAACCAGTCCGTGGCCAATATCGCCTTCGGTCCATGGACGGCGGCCAGGATAAGCAGGATGCTGCGGATCACGCCCTTCGACCTACTCCACCTGCACGAGCCCCTCATTCCCAGCGTCTCCATGCTAGCGTTGTTCTTCTCGCGCTGCGCCGTTCTGGCCACCTTCCATGCGGCACGGGAAGGGGGGGCGATGGGATATCGCCTGGCCAGGCCCCTGCTCACACCGCTTGTCCGGAAGGTAAACGTGCGAGCGGTGGTCAGCCCCGCCGCCCGGGACCTGGTCTCCCGCTACTTCCCGGGAGAATACCGCATCCTCCCCAACGGCGTGGACACCGCGCTGTTCAGCCCCGCTGGACCCGTGCTCGAGGGCCTGGAGGCGGGCGCGTTCTACCTGGTATTCGTGGGCAGAGCGGAGCCGCGCAAGGGGCTGGAGGTGCTGCTGCGGGCCCTCCCCCTGGTGCGCGAGGCCCACCCCGAGGTACGCCTGCTGGTGGTGGGGGTGGATCAGCCGGGACGTGTGGGCGAGGGAATAGAATGGCTGGGGAGGCTCCCGGACAGGCTCGTCCCCGCCGCCTACCGCTCCGCGAGGATCATGATATCTCCGGCGCTGGGCATGGAGAGCTTCGGCATCGTGCTCATCGAGGCCATGGCCTGCGGGTTGCCGGTGGTGGCCTCGGATATCCCAGGCTACAGCGCGGTGCTGGAGGACGGAGTACAGGGCGCGCTCTTCCCGCCCGGAGACCATACAGCCCTTGCCCGCGTGCTGGTGGGCCTCATCGAGGACGCAGCCGCGAGGGAGAGGATGGCCGCGGCAGCGCCGGCGAGGGCTGAGAGGTTCTCCTGGGACAATTTGGTGGGGGACGTCGAGGCCGCATACATGCAGGCGATAGAGATATACGGGAGGGTTCGGCGATGA
- a CDS encoding phosphatidylinositol mannoside acyltransferase yields MPERETFLSDIPGYLKYYFFRGSCALVGLLPVRVTHGIGVGIAEIAYRLSKQKRQTVYENMRRVRPEGGPREWHELARRSFHNYARYWVDFLRCYYLTEEDLIGPVVPHGTDWFDKSLEKGRGVVLALPHYGSWDMLGGWVGHRYPSFWAVAEVLKPLPMYEFHTELRRRMKIRIIPLAENTVEKVIEVLLANGMVCLLSDRLIAGSGVEVEFFGEKILMPIGPALLGVKLGTAVMPCLTIRKDGRYHGYVGPPLDIEVTGDTRRDVQVNTQKLARVFEDFIREDPTQWHMFQPIFKRGEKTGG; encoded by the coding sequence ATGCCCGAAAGAGAGACCTTCCTCAGCGATATCCCTGGATACCTCAAGTATTACTTTTTCCGTGGCTCCTGCGCGCTGGTGGGGTTACTGCCGGTGCGCGTCACCCACGGCATAGGGGTGGGCATCGCGGAGATCGCCTACCGCCTTTCGAAGCAGAAGCGCCAGACCGTCTACGAGAACATGCGGCGCGTTCGCCCCGAAGGGGGCCCGCGGGAATGGCACGAATTGGCTCGCCGCAGCTTCCATAATTACGCCCGCTACTGGGTGGATTTCTTGCGCTGCTATTACCTGACCGAGGAAGACCTCATAGGGCCGGTGGTGCCCCACGGCACGGACTGGTTCGACAAGTCCCTGGAGAAGGGCCGCGGGGTGGTCCTGGCGCTGCCGCACTACGGCAGCTGGGACATGCTCGGGGGATGGGTGGGTCACCGCTATCCGTCCTTCTGGGCGGTGGCGGAGGTGCTCAAGCCCCTGCCCATGTACGAGTTCCACACCGAGCTGCGGCGGCGCATGAAGATCCGCATCATCCCCCTGGCGGAGAACACGGTGGAGAAGGTCATCGAGGTCCTGCTCGCGAACGGCATGGTCTGCCTGCTCTCCGACCGCCTCATCGCGGGCAGCGGCGTGGAGGTGGAGTTCTTCGGAGAGAAGATCCTCATGCCCATCGGCCCCGCCCTGCTGGGGGTGAAACTCGGCACCGCGGTGATGCCTTGTCTCACCATACGCAAGGACGGTAGGTACCACGGCTACGTGGGGCCGCCGCTGGATATCGAGGTCACCGGGGATACCCGGCGCGACGTGCAGGTGAACACGCAGAAGCTGGCCCGGGTGTTCGAGGACTTCATCCGCGAGGACCCCACGCAGTGGCACATGTTCCAGCCCATCTTCAAGAGGGGTGAGAAAACGGGAGGGTGA
- a CDS encoding CDP-alcohol phosphatidyltransferase family protein: MERAWNVNEGLRRFSSAVFHPLGWVLGRTMSPNFITTLSIIAAAGAGYCFAVGRFVLGPWILFLAGLFDIWDGQVAKMTGRVTTYGSFYDSTADRVADFCFSLGTLYFFTVQEVYDVAFMVAGYMVLSSLISYVKARAEGLGIACNVGLLARPLRLLLFALPLFIYGLTENIWVFRSSLYVLLVLGVETLTHRMIVVYRGAAQKDASAAAKED; encoded by the coding sequence GTGGAGAGAGCGTGGAACGTGAACGAGGGATTGCGCCGGTTCTCCAGCGCCGTCTTCCATCCCCTGGGTTGGGTGCTGGGCCGCACCATGTCCCCCAACTTCATCACCACCCTGTCCATCATCGCGGCCGCCGGTGCCGGCTACTGCTTTGCGGTGGGGCGTTTCGTCCTTGGCCCCTGGATCCTCTTCCTGGCCGGGCTCTTCGACATCTGGGACGGACAGGTGGCCAAGATGACCGGACGCGTGACCACTTACGGGTCCTTCTACGACTCCACCGCAGACCGCGTGGCGGACTTCTGCTTCTCCCTAGGGACGCTCTACTTCTTCACCGTGCAGGAGGTCTACGACGTGGCCTTCATGGTAGCGGGATACATGGTTCTCTCCTCGCTGATCAGCTACGTCAAGGCGCGAGCCGAAGGCCTGGGCATCGCCTGCAACGTGGGGCTGCTGGCGCGCCCCCTGCGGTTGCTACTCTTCGCCCTACCCCTGTTCATCTACGGCCTTACGGAGAACATCTGGGTGTTCAGGAGTTCGCTCTACGTCCTGCTGGTGCTGGGGGTGGAGACGCTGACCCACCGTATGATCGTCGTATACAGGGGGGCCGCGCAGAAGGACGCCTCGGCCGCGGCGAAAGAGGATTGA
- a CDS encoding cupin domain-containing protein, translating to MDRFVVHEDSLEWVPADFPRAQMKVLYMDPRGGGQILLLRFEAYCEMPGHTHISSDEAAYVLEGELAQPGEDGEDEVFRAGHFAFFPAGAQHGPFTTGEEGCTIISVFYGPLA from the coding sequence ATGGACAGGTTCGTGGTGCACGAGGACAGCCTGGAATGGGTACCGGCCGACTTCCCGCGCGCCCAGATGAAGGTCCTGTACATGGACCCGCGCGGCGGGGGCCAGATCCTGCTCCTGCGTTTCGAGGCGTATTGCGAGATGCCGGGGCATACCCATATATCGTCGGACGAAGCGGCCTACGTGCTGGAGGGCGAGCTTGCGCAACCCGGAGAGGACGGCGAGGACGAGGTCTTCCGCGCCGGCCACTTCGCCTTCTTCCCCGCGGGGGCTCAGCATGGGCCTTTCACCACGGGCGAAGAGGGATGCACCATCATCAGCGTCTTTTACGGTCCGCTGGCCTGA